One part of the Bacteroidia bacterium genome encodes these proteins:
- a CDS encoding peptidoglycan DD-metalloendopeptidase family protein — protein MIRTGSFLLSLCFLFLVSACDSPQKNDPKASIGRLPAPSLKRMSQNQYGIEMDSRTIVQANFEENQFLTDILSAHNVAPETIDKLAKKSEHIFDVRRMRAGNAFTLLKNEDQQVDYFIYEKNPADYVVFDLRDSVKIYEGRNKTDAEEKELAGVIQNSLYETITEQKMDQQLARMLEDVFAWSVDLFHLEKGDYFKVIYKEEYVDDASLGITQILAAQFHHDGEDYYAFRFGEGNDFSYFDQHGNNVKTTFLQAPVRYNFKKGSKGLKSDQKEAKYEAPAGSPVYALGGGVITKIRKNSAYQLSIRHTYPYSTQYGQLARLAKGLKKGNRIKQGDLIGYVGENKITLNFLRKNKSVDRSELSLEEEDNTIEESERKDFELFKENLILRLARIPLSALDKQLLSSY, from the coding sequence AAAGGATGTCCCAAAATCAATATGGGATTGAGATGGATTCTCGTACCATTGTTCAAGCAAATTTTGAAGAAAATCAATTCCTCACGGATATTCTTAGTGCCCATAATGTGGCGCCTGAAACCATAGATAAACTGGCCAAAAAGTCCGAGCATATCTTTGACGTAAGAAGAATGCGTGCAGGTAATGCCTTTACTCTGCTGAAAAATGAGGATCAGCAGGTAGACTATTTTATATATGAAAAGAATCCAGCCGATTATGTCGTTTTTGACCTCAGAGACAGCGTCAAGATATATGAGGGTAGAAATAAAACGGATGCAGAGGAAAAGGAATTGGCAGGAGTGATCCAAAATTCTCTCTATGAGACCATCACTGAGCAAAAGATGGATCAGCAACTGGCCCGAATGCTGGAAGATGTCTTTGCCTGGTCAGTAGATCTTTTTCATTTGGAAAAAGGCGACTATTTCAAAGTAATCTATAAAGAAGAATATGTAGATGATGCCTCGCTGGGGATTACCCAAATTCTTGCAGCGCAGTTCCATCATGATGGAGAAGATTATTATGCCTTCCGTTTTGGAGAAGGAAATGATTTTTCCTACTTCGATCAGCACGGCAACAATGTAAAAACCACTTTCCTTCAAGCACCCGTTCGTTATAATTTCAAAAAAGGGAGCAAAGGACTAAAATCCGATCAAAAAGAAGCAAAGTACGAAGCTCCGGCAGGCAGTCCGGTTTATGCCCTGGGTGGTGGCGTGATCACAAAAATTCGAAAAAATTCTGCTTATCAATTAAGCATAAGACATACCTATCCCTATTCCACTCAATACGGCCAGCTTGCCAGACTTGCCAAGGGCCTCAAAAAAGGAAATCGAATCAAGCAAGGAGATTTAATTGGTTATGTAGGTGAAAATAAAATCACCTTAAACTTTCTCCGTAAAAACAAGAGTGTAGACCGATCAGAGCTTTCTTTAGAAGAGGAAGACAACACCATAGAGGAAAGCGAGCGTAAAGATTTTGAATTATTCAAGGAAAATTTGATCTTACGTTTAGCACGTATTCCCCTTTCAGCTCTGGATAAGCAGCTCTTATCATCCTACTAA